In Mauremys reevesii isolate NIE-2019 linkage group 9, ASM1616193v1, whole genome shotgun sequence, the genomic stretch ACAGTATAAGCAGAGGGAGCTGTCCTAGTGCTGAAAACAGTCCACAAACTCGCAGCAAAAAGACAAGGAAGATCATGCTTTGGGTTCGCTCTGCTATCTAAGTCATACAGGTAAgggagctttttttctttgtagttTCAAAAACTGAATGTAaagttctttgttcagagcttttCCCATTCCACTCTACACTAGGAAACCAGCACAATTAGGGACCAACCTGATGCACTTCGTTTAGCATAGAAATAGTGTTTTCCAGATGAGAGAatctttctcttttttatttcttACCTATGATTTAGACatggatttaaaaataattaaagggaCATAATTAAAATACTGAATAAGTGGTATAAGTTAATGGTTCTAAAGCTAGTGATTACAATTTGACATCAGCTTCATTTGTTCGCTGAAGCTATCAAACATCATTTAATGTTTCTCTTTGTGATTTCATTCACTCTCAATGGTTCACTGACATGTTTAAAATAACTGTATAAAATAAGAGGTTGCCTTGGATACATGTACAGTTACCCATCTAAACAATCAAGTATGCAATTCAGAAACCACTTGatttacaaaataataaaattaaccTGAATATGAACCCTAATTTGTATATTAGCAATAAGACAAACTTTTAAGAAAGCTAATTGACTGCAACCATTTTTAATTGCTCAGAAAGCAAACAAATGATGAAGAGGGTGTGTTGCATTTTCACATTTTCCTTACGGACAACTCCCATAGGGATTCCTGCTGTAGTTCACAGAGCATTATGAATTCTGTGCGAGTTCCATAGGAAAGGTTATGAGTTTTCATGCAAAATTTTAATTGGAAATATTATATTCCCATCAGAGCACCATGTGAATCTATAGGAAAGGGCTCAAGGGGAAATATGCTGCCATGGAAACACCCCAGAAAGGGAATTTTGTTTTTGGTTGTTTGTCTCTTCACAGAAGACCCCCTGTCTGCATTTCCTTTGACAGTACACATTACACTGAGAACTCAATCccctcattttacaaatgctgACTACTTAATTTGATGGATAGGAGTCTGGGTAAGAGACGACTTCTCTCTTTGTTAGGTACTAACAGGACAGATTGCACAATACAGACTAGCACCACAATTCTACAGCTGTTGGGAAAACAGCTGTTTTATCATAATGTGCTTTAAAAAGAATAAGAGAGAATGTTTTTTATAGATTTGACATCATGAAAAACGTACTCTATTTTTCTCATATTTATAAATTAGGATTGGGGAGGAGCCTATTTTCCCTAAATAAGGTATTACATTTAATGAACTGATTTTTGTAATCTCGTTTCagaggttttaaaacaaattatatcCAACTGTTCTTTTCAAATATTTCAAATATCATCTACCAATGAATTGGAAATGAAACTGATCCAGACAGACGTGCATATGAAATATTCAGAAAGGAATTCATAAGATATCATctctcaaaatgaaatattttttaaataaaatgctacTAGAATGCCAGTCTAAACTTTGCCTGTGTTTCTCTCTTTCATGATTTTACTTTGATTTTCCTAAGTTTTACAGAGGATATAATACTATATGTATTGTATGTACTGTCAGAGGCTGAATTAATCATCTTCATCAGAGGGAGGATTTTAGTGGACTGTTTTACCTGGAAGATCTAGATCTATTATTATGAAATTAATTTTTCAGCACCTGAAAATTcatagtattttatttattaataaactaAAGATTAATCAGTAACCAACTTCTCCATTGAAAAACATTAGCTTCATTCTTTTGCAACTACAGGTTCTAATCAACATAAAAATTGTAACTGTGCagggttttgtgggtttttttggactGATTTTATCCCTTTCAAAGCTAAAGCCTTTTCCATAACAGAAGATACAGGGTTCTCTTGCTTTTGTTTAAGTATAAAAAGAGATGGTGTTATTGATTGCTCTGAAATAATCCATTCTGGAGTATTAATACTTGATTGGATAAAATATTTGATATTTACAATGATAATTTGCTGCAGGCATGGAGAGAAAAAAAGCAATTGTGGGTAACTGAGGCTACTTTATTTTGTCAAATTATTTCTTGTTAAACTACAATAAAGAATCATCTGAATGGAAATCCTATGTGTGAACTGAAGAGAACATATCCACTGTTACAGCCAGGGGTAAATTCTAGTCTATGTAGGTCCTTCTACTAGTTTGAATCACTAACATCTTACCAGGATGTTTTCCATAGGCTCATGGCAAAAGTGAATGAAACAAAATAAGTTAATGAAGCTCAGTGTTTTTTTTCTATCcttaccatttttctcacttactGTACTTTATTCATGATGGAGGGAATAATATAATTGAATTGGGCAAAATAGACTAGTATTTGTTATAGCCAAGTCCTGTGAGGTGCTAAGCATCTCCTGGGAGTGGAGTCTTTAACCTCAGTTGGTGCTGAGAACctcagcaccttgaaggattgggccttttatagaaatattttcatATGTTGCAATGGCATGTGATGGGTATAATATTTTCACTTATTTTACTTCGTTTTTTTTATAGAGCAAAATTCTCTGGGGCCGTGCACCTCCACTAACTCAGGGAGTTTCACCCATCAGAGAATTAGGCCCGTAATGCCAAGATTCTACATGTGTATCCACCCTACTTGCTTGAAGTGAATGACAAAACACccattttcatttcaaaacaaaagtgaAAGACTGTTTAGCCACCACAGAAGAAATTGCTACTCAGTCTGGTCCTGACCAAGTCCATTTAAAAATAGCAATTTaggaagacatcaagagatgataCCCTTAAGGGACAGAATAGATTAACCCACAAAGTGTCTCAGCTTTCCTCATTGCTTATGGAAAAATTAACAAACttgtttattaatatttttgaaaAGCAGCATAAgggaatattttaatatttttaaaatattaatacaagTAAACATATAACTCACCTCATGATTTTATTGGCCAGATTCTCCACTCTATCACATTGGTGTTAGCCTGGAATAAAACCATTCAGTGGAGTCAGTTCAGCAGACTGGACAACTGGGCAACAGGATTCTATGCACAGTTTATCACTAAGCTTGTATTAATATtttaggccaaattttcaaatgctGATGCTCAAATCAGTATCTAGATGCATAAATGGGTATTTTATCAACTATGTAGGATTTAGGTTTTCGGTTTAGATTGAAAAATCAAGCTCCTTTATATATAAATTAATTTTATTAGGGGCTTTTTACCTGCCATAGTATGAAGATGCAATGGTTTTATTATTTCAAACCAATAGGTTCCAGTATCCTTATCAAAGTAATGACCTGAAAGACGTCCAGATAAACTCACAATAAATCTAGGGTTGCCATAAAGGGATCATATGGGAATTCTATTTGCTTTTCATAAttaataaaaacataaatacCATAAGTTCCAGTTCAAAGCAGCAATCTCAAATGTGCTGTTGCTTTGCACTTTCCTAACTATTTCTGTATGTTAACTGtcccttttctttattttaagGAAAGATTTCTAACATGGCAGATGCTAAAACCTGCTGGCTTGGAGCAGCCTCCTCTCTCACCCTTTTCTTTGTCCTAATCTGTTGTGTTGATGCAGCTTCAATCGAACCTTATCAGCTGCTTCAGAAAAACCCAGACTACTTAGTGAAAAATTTACAAAGGCTCCCAAGTCCAGATATGATCAAAGCCTTGGAATATATAGAAAATCTCCGCAAACAAGCTAACAAGGCTGAAAATGGCCCAGATTACAATTTTTATCAAGGTGCCCCAGTTCTTCTGCAGCAGAAAGAAAGCAAAGATCAGAGCCACCTAGCAGATAATATAAGAGATTCTTTGACTGAAGATGAGTCCCAATGGGTTAGGTCAATGTTGGAAGCCTTGAGGCAAACAGAAAAAGAGTCAAAGGCTGgatcaaaagaaaataaaccatATACTATGAGTTCAGATAACTTTCCAGCTGGTGTGAGTGATGATTATGAGGCTTATAAGTGGCCTGAGAGACGACACAAATATATCAAAATGCCACACGTACATGATGAAGAAACTTCAAGAGACAGTCCTTTTAAGCGCACCAATGAAATAGTAGAAGAACAATATACACCCCAAAGCCTTGCTACTTTGGAGTCTGTCTTTCAGGAGCTGGGGAAGATGACGGGACCAAGTAATCACAAAAAAGAGAGGCTGGATGAGGATCAGAAATTGTACACAGAAGATGAAGATGATGTATATAAAGTGAATAATATTGCTTATGAAGATGTAGTGGGAGGAGAAGATTGGAATCCAATAGAGGAAAAAGTGGAAAGCCAAACGCAAGAAGAGATAAAAGATCATAAAGAGGAAATTGATAAAAATGAAGAAGTGATTGATGATGAAATGAAGAGATCAGGGAAGCAAGGCTTCCTGGAGGATGAAATGGAGAGAGACAGTAAAGATCAAATGTCAGATGACATTACAAAGCTAATGAATTATTATCTGAAGAGGCTGATGAGCAATATTAGAAATGCCAGGTTAAGGACTGGACATGAAGAAAAAAGGGCAGGTACATTTTTGGAAAAACTTGATCCTCAGTCTATCTCTCAACTAATAGAAATCTCAAGGAATTTACAAATCCCTCCAGAGGATTTACTAGACATGTTGAAAACtggagaaaagcagcagcagagtgaaaGGGTGGAGACAGAGCAAGAACCAGAGCTCCCAGAAGATCTTGAGGATGACATCTCTGAAACTAATCTAGACCGCATagatagatttaaaaataaaatgaacccTAAAAATGGTTACATGAAGCAGCCAATTAATGTTATGCCAGATAATCTACCTGAAGACCTCAATATTGAAGATATTGTCAATCTTTTAGGGACTGATAATTTAGCTAATCAGAAAACCTCCTACTTTGTAAATCAGCTTAATGAAGAGAACAGTTTGCCAAGACTTTCCTACATTCCCAGAAGACCTAAAGGACATCAACTTCCTAAAGCTCCTTGGATTAATGATTTGGAAAGACGACAAATAGAATAcgaaaaactaaatgaaaaagAAGAAGAACTAGCAGATTACTTGGCAAATATGTTGGCAAAATACCCTGACGTTATCAATACAAACCAGCTGAAACGCGTTCCAGTCCCAGTTTCATCTGAAAATGATCTACAGGAAGACGACCAATTTGAACAAGCAATCAAAGAACATCTAAATCAGCTGGGACCACAAGAATCTGATAAACTAGTCTCACTCAGCAAAAGGCTGTCCATGGCCCGGGAGAATGATGACACACAAAACAGGCAGTATCTGGATGAAGATATGCTAGTGAAGGTGCTAGAGTACCTAAACCAGGAGCAATCAGACAAAGGAAGAGATCACATTACTAAAAGGGCAATGGAAAATATGTAATTGTTACCCAAATATCATTTTTCTGCAATGTTTTGATTTTTACCCCTGTTCATTTGTgatttgccctcccccccccaaacaactTGCAGTTACCATTGAACAGTCTGCATAACTTTCTCAGCGCTGTTATTGTTTATGGATATACATATATGTTATAAATCTTGGATCAAGTAACAAATCGGTTCAATTGTTTTAAGGAGCAGGGTTACGAATTTTAGTAAAATCGTAATATGTAAACAAATGACCATTGCATTGTTGATAAAACATGATAAATGAACAGTGCTATCATATTTgaagttttttaaattaattcaatTATTTTGTTACTGTCTGTAGTGTTTTTTTGTGGAGTACTGAATAAAAATACAgcatatatatagttttatttatAAGGCTTTTTCTATTCTGTGTTTTATTGTTGATGAATAAATATTATTTCTGGACAATAGACTGTGTTTCTTTCTGACAGTTGATAGGATGTGATTTTTaggagaaaacatttttttacttTGATATCCAATCTTCCTAGCTTTAACTGATTTTTTGAAATTACTCAGCAGAAAATATTTCTGGCCTTTTGGGCTACACAGTTATGTACTGGCCTGATTGGTGAAGGTGCTGAGCTATCACAGTTCTCCTGGTATCATTTGAAGCTGAGGCTGCATGgaatcttttgaaaatctggccacataAGATGATTGGTTATGAATCTAGGGGAAGCTGATCTATTCAGCAGAAAAGACACACTGCATTGGAAgcctataaaataaataaaaccaagtGAAACCCAAACTTTTCAGGACAGTTCTACAGTTCAAGCAGGAAAGGGAAAGCTCCGTCAAGTAGGTTCTTCAAAATATCATAAATTTTCCATATGTTGCTGTGTAGCAATGAGGCATTAACCCAAAGCTATGAACTAAAACAACTTATTTTTGTGATTATGGTAGCACAATGGATGGGGATTCCTTCCTTATATACTTTTTGTGTTTATAAAAATGATTACTGCTTCCcttaccatttaaaaaagttttggCTATTATGGCTCCGCTCTGCATGGAAGTTTGTTCCATTAATTAGGCTCTTGGTAAAGGCAAATGGCTGCCATAAATGTCTTTCCTGGGTTATGTATCAGTCAAGGAAGAATTCAATAGCGATATATatagccctggaccctttaaactTTTTCTCCAGATCTTGTTAAGACCATTTAGAGGACTCCCTGAAAAGTCTAAGGTTCTGTTCCTCCAAACTCTTATGCATATGAGATGTCCACTGATTTTTCAGGGGGCCTATTCATGGGCATAGTTAAAGTATGTCCAGGACTGAGGCCAAGGTAGAGTTCCTGCCATATTCTCAAGCATCTGATCACTACTTATGGTGAATGGGTGTGGGAGGATATGGTTTTAGCAGGAGTGGGTCACAAAATAGCTAATAAAGATACTACACAAATACTGCAAAGAGAAACGGTTATTTTAAGTCTCATCATTATCCTGTTCAACTTCGGTTTATCAGGGGTCCACTACAGTCCTTGCTTTGggctagattttttttgttaaaaaaatttcTGTCAGTTGTGGTGACTTTACTTTCTTAAAACAGTTCATGttacagttttttgtttttgattatCTGATTGGCTAATGTACTAATTCCGTACTGATATTGATtcagctggaagaaactataacaTGATTAgaagtctttaaaaaaagttaGGAATTAACCTACTGCTTGCAGTTCTCAATAAGTAGTAACCATCAGGTTGCTTCCAAAGGACATATATTCCACAGGTAGCTGTCTTCAGCAAATACCAATCTTCTGTTTTGTATAATATGATGTAAATGCTAAGCCACAGAATGACTGGAATGAATCCTGCCATTCTCATATTAAAGTTCACCCCAAAAAATTTCCAGAAGACATGATCTCATTAGATAATACTATACAATTTCATATTTTGCCTGTGCTCTAAAACTTATTTTCCTcataacagaaaagatttatagGAAATAAGCTATAGCCAGAGAACCGTGCTCAGCCCAAGTAGAGTGTCAGTAAAAGAATATGTTCTCTATTATTAAATAGGTTCGGGATGGACTCCTCCACTCCAGGCTGGGATACCAGGCATGTGGCCAGTCCAGACACAGGATATAATGGAAGTAGCAGAGGCAGCCTCCACCCCCACTTCCTCCAAACAATGTCTCACATGGACCCAAAGTGGCAACACTTACTCACTTTCCTCTTCTATACTGTACAGCACTGCCATAGCACTCTGCTGCATAGTGTGCCAACTCCTAGCAGAGCTAGGGCTTGGCCCATTGTTCTGGCAGTAACATTGTTTTCACTGCATTTGTGCCTCTaagtcagtggtgggcaacccgcagcccatcagggtaatccgctggcaggctgccagacagtttgtttatatttgcacgtccatccacagctcccagtagccgcggttcgccgttcctggctaatgggagctgcgggcggccgtacaaatgtaaacaaactgcctGGGGGCCCACCAGTGAGttaccctgacaggctgtgtgtgggccacaggttgcccagcATTGCTCTAAGTGACCATACCAGGCCAATTGGGATTTACCATCAGGATCCAGCCCTATGTCTCTTCCATCGAGCCCACCTGGTGTGTTTGTCTGCTTTTCCTCAGTCTGCTTTTCCTTTTTAGCTGAGCCTGGGACCGCCATGAAAGGCACTGGGTTGAAATTAAACAGATGGAGATGAGGTGGGCAGTTTGGGGAAACCATCTTGAAAGTGCGGTGAGTATTGTTTGCTAGGATTACTAACACTATGTGCCCACACTTCACCACACCTGGGGAGTGCTTATTTGGCCCTGATGGCCAAAAGTGCCgtttcctcctccccactctcctTTATGTCTAATCAAATGAGACTGCATATTTGTTGAATCTAGATCCTACCAGTTATCCATGCGATTATGACTTCAAGGGTAAAATGGTCAATAGCGCCAAAGTGCAGTTTTCAGAAAGGATTTAGGAGTCCAATTCCCATTGAGTTTTAATGCGACTGGGCCCACAAAGGGGACTTGAACTCTGCGTTGCAATGGCTAGCATTTAGGCACCCTGCCCCCCTAGTGGAATCAACAGTCCTGAGTTATGTGtccaggctccctgtacaataCATGGGGAGAATTGTGCACCTacgaatgggattcacaaaagccagcccTGCCTAAACTAGCCAGCAGAAAGGgtgaggagaggggtggggtctAAGCCCCTCCTTTACCTTAGAGCCCAGCGTTAGAGACTTACCCAGGATATGGAAGACCTGGCTTCAAATTCCTATTCTGCCTTATTTGGAGTATGGTCTTAAACCCAGATCTCCAACTTCCCGGGCAGGTGCGCTGTCCACCAGGCTCTGGGATAttctgggatggggctgcctctCTTGCTGTTGAAACAGTTTCACTTTGTATAAAAGACTTATACATTCATTGGCACAGGGACTGGAACCTGATTGTGCTAGGTGAGTGCTCTCACCCACTGGGTATAGAGTCTTTCTCCGATGTCAGGATTAAGGCAACTTTATGCACATCTTCCAGCAACAATTTAGGCACCTACGGGGTAAGGCAGCAGCTGAGTGAGTGTTCTAGGCACCTAAACTTTAGATTTCTGTGcttaaagtggcagttaggtacCTACAGCCCTTTGTGCACTGGGccctaaatctcttttgaaaactAATCTTGACCTCCCCCAACCACTTAGGCACATTTAAAAATGTGATCTCTAGATTAAATTACCACAATGTGCACTATATTGGACTAGCCCCCTACCACCGAACAAAGATGTTTAACCAGCTCCCTGGGACTCACCCCTGAATGGGGCCCAGCTAGTGCAGAGTGAATACAGTCTCTACATCATTCTCTCAGCAGTTCTCAGCATCAAGCTGTAGCCTCAAGGCCGGATTAAGGTGATCAGGGCCCTAGGCCTAGgtcagggccctgcccccccactacTTGGAGTGGCTGAGGAGCCTTTCTCCCGTACCAGGGAGGCAGGGGCAGTAGCACAGGGCCCCCTTCACCTCCCACAAGTGGCAGCAGGTGCACACTCTCCCCTCAGGAGCATCAGGGCTCTCAGCAGAGGTGCCCTCCcagccagagagtggcagggATTGCAGcagagcccctccagcccccgccGCCCAAGACTTGTTGGGGGAATGGCTGTTTGATTGGGCAGGGCACCTGCATCTCGGTCCTGCCACACAGAGTCCTCTACTGTGGTGATGGTAATGGAGAGCTTCCCAGAGAAGCAGGTCTTGGAGTTAGTGTCCTATAGCAAGGAACAGAGGTGTTCACAGCTCTCAGATGCATTGTTTCAGGCTGGCTGAAGACTCAGGAAGACATTGCCACACCAGTTACATTCATGTCACAGATTCAGGCTGTCTTCATAACTTCAATAGCTAGACTTTTtgagatttcattttaaaaaccctTTGTTTGCTAATCCCAGGTCTCCAGGAACCTACACCATAAATTCTTATAAAGACAATAGACTTTCTGGTTTTAAGACTGGGCCACAAAGGCCCAGTTGTGTTCACTATTTTTTATCAGCCGCgcttgtcaggcctgacatacttACTATCCCTAACTCACTTTTTTCATCATCTGTATCTAAATTGCATCATATAATTGGAAAACTAACACCTCAGTGATCATAAATGTTTTGGTGTGGTATATGTACTGGGTATGTGCAAAGAGTTATGGACGTGCTAGAATTATGTTCTGAATatgtgtttggcaagcaatgcatAAGCCCAGTCTGCCAGAGACCATGGAATGGGTATTTGCTTGGCTGATGAGTCTGGTCATCAGGGAGAGACAAGGAAGGTGAATTTACCTAAAAGGCAAACACAGTCATCAAGCTAACATGGGGCGGAGGTAATGACAACTATCACCAACAGGGGAGGAAGTCTTTACCAGACTGTGTGGGGTCCCTCTCTTCCCAGATGGAGAGAAGGAACTTTATCTGAGGGTACATTTCAATGGTATACTAGGCTACAAAGACAAGGGGGTCTGAACCTCAAATGATAAGTAATTGAATCAACTCATTGAATACAATATtgctgtattataaaagtgtatcaAGTAAGGTCTTCTGTGAAAGCTAATGACatactggtgattaatatcactGTAAAATGTATGTACTACTATATGAGGAATTATGAATAATCACTGCTATTATTCTTTAAAGTTTGTGACCAAACAAAGGGCGAACCAGGTTTTCTCCCAGTCAGCAGGGAAGGCAGCTTCTTACCTGTTGCCAAAGAAATTACACCAAGTGTGACCAAAACCAGTGGAAGCCTCATTGACATACCAATCACCAGGGGGAACAGAAGTgcagaggaagggaagaacagcatgaggtcagCTTGAGTGTGGGACAGAACAGTGAGTTTGGGAAGATGTAAGGAGACAGAAGAAGCCATCTTGGCATCAATCATGGGACAGACACAAGGagccagagctcttgcaagctgagaaagatgggtccttcagcCAAGGGAGCTGAAGTCCCTCGGAACTGAAGATAGGTGAGAAACCTGGTTCAacggggcaggtgaccaaagcccacaggtaagtcaaaaacatggagacctgggagaagggtcggAATCTGGGAGGAGCATGGGCTGTTACAGCAGAAATAAGGGAAAGACAAGACAAAACTGTGGTGGGGGAATCAagtcagtatcttagatgtctgtatactaaggCGAGAAATATGGGGAATAAGCAagaagaactcaaaatgctaaTAAACATAACTAAGACATAGCTGGCATCatggagacttggtgggataatacaggactggaatattggtatagaaggatacagcttgctcagaaaggacaggcagggaaaaaagggaggaggtgttggcTTATATATTAAAATGTACACAGTTGCACTGAGGTTGAGCtagaaataagagacagacttgttgaaagtctctgggtaaggataaaagggataAAAAACAAGGGTAGggatctactacagaccaccaaaccaggaagaagaggtggatgaggctttttttaaacaactaaaataATCACCGGACTTGGTGGTGATGCGGGACTTCagctactcagacatctgttgggaaaataacgcAGCAGGGCACatattatccaacaagttcttggaatgtattcgagacaattttttatttcaggaggtggagaaagctactggggggaggctattctagatttgattttgacaaatagggaggaactggatgataatttgaaaatggaaggcaacgggtgaaagtgatcatgaaatggtagagttcatgattctaagaaatggtaggagggagaacagcaaaatatagacaatggatttcaagaaggcaaactttagcaaactcagggagttggtaggtaaaatcccatgagaagcaagtctaaggggaaaaacaattgaagacagttggcagtttttcaaagaaacaTTATTAAGGGCATAAGAACAAAcaatcccactgcataggaaagataggaagtatggcaagagaccaccctggcttagcaaggagatcttcaatgatttAAAACTCAAaagagagtcctacaaaaagtggaaactcgatcaaattacaaaggatgaatata encodes the following:
- the SCG2 gene encoding secretogranin-2 — its product is MADAKTCWLGAASSLTLFFVLICCVDAASIEPYQLLQKNPDYLVKNLQRLPSPDMIKALEYIENLRKQANKAENGPDYNFYQGAPVLLQQKESKDQSHLADNIRDSLTEDESQWVRSMLEALRQTEKESKAGSKENKPYTMSSDNFPAGVSDDYEAYKWPERRHKYIKMPHVHDEETSRDSPFKRTNEIVEEQYTPQSLATLESVFQELGKMTGPSNHKKERLDEDQKLYTEDEDDVYKVNNIAYEDVVGGEDWNPIEEKVESQTQEEIKDHKEEIDKNEEVIDDEMKRSGKQGFLEDEMERDSKDQMSDDITKLMNYYLKRLMSNIRNARLRTGHEEKRAGTFLEKLDPQSISQLIEISRNLQIPPEDLLDMLKTGEKQQQSERVETEQEPELPEDLEDDISETNLDRIDRFKNKMNPKNGYMKQPINVMPDNLPEDLNIEDIVNLLGTDNLANQKTSYFVNQLNEENSLPRLSYIPRRPKGHQLPKAPWINDLERRQIEYEKLNEKEEELADYLANMLAKYPDVINTNQLKRVPVPVSSENDLQEDDQFEQAIKEHLNQLGPQESDKLVSLSKRLSMARENDDTQNRQYLDEDMLVKVLEYLNQEQSDKGRDHITKRAMENM